A window from Theropithecus gelada isolate Dixy chromosome 1, Tgel_1.0, whole genome shotgun sequence encodes these proteins:
- the TMEM222 gene encoding transmembrane protein 222 isoform X2, with protein sequence MAEAEGGSPLLLPPPPPPPRMAEVEAPTAAETDMKQYHGSGGVAMDVERSRFPYCVVWTPIPVLTWFFPIIGHMGICTSTGVIRDFAGPYFVSEDNMAFGKPAKYWKLDPAQVYASGPNAWDTAVHDASEEYKHRMHNLCCDNCHSHVALALNLMRYNNSTNWNMVTLCFFCLLYGKYVSVGAFVKTWLPFILLLGIILTVSLVFNLR encoded by the exons ATGGCGGAAGCGGAAGGGGGTTCTCCGCTCTTGTTGCCGCCGCCGCCACCCCCGCCCAGGATGGCGGAAGTGGAGGCGCCGACGGCGGCCGAGACGGACATGAAGCAATATCACGGCTCCGGCGGCGTCGCCATGGACGTGGAACGGAGCCGCTTCCCCTACTGCGTGGTGTGGACGCCCATCCCGGTGCTCAC GTGGTTTTTCCCCATCATCGGCCACATGGGCATCTGCACATCCACAGGAGTCATTCGGGACTTCGCAGGCCCCTACTTTGTCTCG GAGGACAATATGGCCTTTGGAAAGCCTGCCAA GTACTGGAAGTTGGACCCTGCTCAGGTCTATGCTAGCGGGCCCAACGCGTGGGACACGGCTGTGCATGATGCCTCTGAGGAGTACAAGCACCGCATG CACAATCTCTGCTGTGACAACTGCCACTCGCACGTGGCATTGGCCCTGAATCTGATGCGCTACAACAACAGCACCAACTGGAATATGGTGACGCTCtgcttcttctgcctgctctATGGGAAGTACGTCAG TGTTGGGGCCTTCGTGAAGACCTGGCTGCCGTTCATCCTTCTCCTGGGCATCATCCTCACCGTCAGCTTGGTCTTTAACCTCCGGTGA
- the TMEM222 gene encoding transmembrane protein 222 isoform X3: protein MAEAEGGSPLLLPPPPPPPRMAEVEAPTAAETDMKQYHGSGGVAMDVERSRFPYCVVWTPIPVLTWFFPIIGHMGICTSTGVIRDFAGPYFVSEDNMAFGKPAKYWKLDPAQVYASGPNAWDTAVHDASEEYKHRMHNLCCDNCHSHVALALNLMRYNNSTNWNMVTLCFFCLLYGNVGAFVKTWLPFILLLGIILTVSLVFNLR from the exons ATGGCGGAAGCGGAAGGGGGTTCTCCGCTCTTGTTGCCGCCGCCGCCACCCCCGCCCAGGATGGCGGAAGTGGAGGCGCCGACGGCGGCCGAGACGGACATGAAGCAATATCACGGCTCCGGCGGCGTCGCCATGGACGTGGAACGGAGCCGCTTCCCCTACTGCGTGGTGTGGACGCCCATCCCGGTGCTCAC GTGGTTTTTCCCCATCATCGGCCACATGGGCATCTGCACATCCACAGGAGTCATTCGGGACTTCGCAGGCCCCTACTTTGTCTCG GAGGACAATATGGCCTTTGGAAAGCCTGCCAA GTACTGGAAGTTGGACCCTGCTCAGGTCTATGCTAGCGGGCCCAACGCGTGGGACACGGCTGTGCATGATGCCTCTGAGGAGTACAAGCACCGCATG CACAATCTCTGCTGTGACAACTGCCACTCGCACGTGGCATTGGCCCTGAATCTGATGCGCTACAACAACAGCACCAACTGGAATATGGTGACGCTCtgcttcttctgcctgctctATGGGAA TGTTGGGGCCTTCGTGAAGACCTGGCTGCCGTTCATCCTTCTCCTGGGCATCATCCTCACCGTCAGCTTGGTCTTTAACCTCCGGTGA
- the TMEM222 gene encoding transmembrane protein 222 isoform X1, whose protein sequence is MAEVEAPTAAETDMKQYHGSGGVAMDVERSRFPYCVVWTPIPVLTWFFPIIGHMGICTSTGVIRDFAGPYFVSEDNMAFGKPAKYWKLDPAQVYASGPNAWDTAVHDASEEYKHRMVGGPGRHQHSPGWDQGGDSLAACPDQPFRCLQHNLCCDNCHSHVALALNLMRYNNSTNWNMVTLCFFCLLYGKYVSVGAFVKTWLPFILLLGIILTVSLVFNLR, encoded by the exons ATGGCGGAAGTGGAGGCGCCGACGGCGGCCGAGACGGACATGAAGCAATATCACGGCTCCGGCGGCGTCGCCATGGACGTGGAACGGAGCCGCTTCCCCTACTGCGTGGTGTGGACGCCCATCCCGGTGCTCAC GTGGTTTTTCCCCATCATCGGCCACATGGGCATCTGCACATCCACAGGAGTCATTCGGGACTTCGCAGGCCCCTACTTTGTCTCG GAGGACAATATGGCCTTTGGAAAGCCTGCCAA GTACTGGAAGTTGGACCCTGCTCAGGTCTATGCTAGCGGGCCCAACGCGTGGGACACGGCTGTGCATGATGCCTCTGAGGAGTACAAGCACCGCATGGTAGGTGGGCCAGGGCGGCACCAGCACTCCCCAGGCTGGGACCAGGGGGGAGACTCCCTTGCAGCCTGTCCTGACCAGCCCTTCCGGTGCCTCCAGCACAATCTCTGCTGTGACAACTGCCACTCGCACGTGGCATTGGCCCTGAATCTGATGCGCTACAACAACAGCACCAACTGGAATATGGTGACGCTCtgcttcttctgcctgctctATGGGAAGTACGTCAG TGTTGGGGCCTTCGTGAAGACCTGGCTGCCGTTCATCCTTCTCCTGGGCATCATCCTCACCGTCAGCTTGGTCTTTAACCTCCGGTGA